In Citrobacter sp. RHB25-C09, the following proteins share a genomic window:
- the amyA gene encoding alpha-amylase, whose amino-acid sequence MKNPTLLQYFHWYYPEGGKLWSELAERADGLNDIGINMVWLPPAYKGASGGYSVGYDSYDLFDLGEFDQKGSVATKYGDKAQLLAAIDALKKNEIAVLLDVVVNHKMGADEKEAIRVQRVNEDDRTQIDDEIIECEGWTRYTFPARAGQYSQFIWDFKCFSGIDHIENPDEDGIFKIVNDYTGEGWNEQVDDEMGNFDYLMGENIDFRNHAVTEEIKYWARWVMDQTQCDGFRLDAVKHIPAWFYKEWIEHVQEVAPKPLFIVAEYWSHEVDKLQAYIDQVEGKTMLFDAPLQMKFHEASRQGRDYDMSQIFTGTLVEADPFHAVTLVANHDTQPLQALEAPVEAWFKPLAYALILLRENGVPSVFYPDLYGAHYEDTGGDGETYAIDMPVIEQLDALILARQRFAHGIQTLWFDHPNCIAFSRSGTDEDPGCVVVLSNGDDGEKTLTLGENYGNKTWCDYLGNREERVVTDENGEATFFCNGGSVSVWVIEEII is encoded by the coding sequence GGGGGGGTATTCCGTTGGCTACGACTCTTACGATCTGTTCGATCTGGGTGAGTTTGATCAAAAAGGCTCTGTTGCCACCAAATATGGTGATAAGGCACAACTGTTAGCGGCGATCGATGCACTGAAGAAAAACGAGATAGCGGTGCTTCTCGATGTCGTGGTCAACCACAAAATGGGCGCAGATGAGAAAGAGGCCATTCGTGTTCAGCGGGTGAATGAAGACGATCGCACCCAAATCGATGATGAAATTATCGAATGCGAAGGCTGGACGCGCTACACCTTCCCTGCCCGTGCGGGTCAATATTCCCAGTTTATCTGGGACTTCAAATGCTTTAGCGGCATCGACCATATTGAAAACCCGGACGAAGACGGGATTTTTAAAATCGTTAATGACTATACCGGCGAGGGCTGGAACGAGCAGGTCGATGACGAAATGGGTAATTTTGATTATCTGATGGGCGAAAATATCGACTTTCGCAACCATGCCGTCACCGAAGAGATCAAGTACTGGGCGCGCTGGGTCATGGACCAGACGCAGTGTGACGGGTTTCGCCTGGATGCCGTGAAGCATATCCCGGCCTGGTTTTATAAAGAGTGGATTGAACACGTTCAGGAAGTCGCGCCGAAACCGCTGTTTATTGTCGCCGAATACTGGTCGCATGAAGTGGACAAGCTGCAAGCCTATATCGATCAGGTCGAGGGGAAAACGATGCTCTTCGACGCCCCGCTGCAAATGAAATTTCACGAGGCTTCCCGTCAGGGGCGTGACTATGACATGAGCCAGATTTTCACCGGTACGCTGGTTGAAGCCGATCCTTTTCACGCGGTCACTCTGGTGGCTAACCATGACACTCAGCCATTGCAGGCACTGGAGGCGCCGGTCGAGGCCTGGTTTAAACCTCTCGCCTACGCGTTGATCCTGCTGCGGGAAAATGGCGTACCGTCTGTGTTTTATCCCGATCTCTACGGTGCGCACTACGAAGATACCGGCGGCGATGGCGAAACCTACGCGATTGATATGCCCGTCATTGAACAGCTTGATGCGCTCATTCTCGCACGTCAGCGTTTTGCTCACGGTATTCAGACGCTATGGTTTGATCACCCCAACTGCATTGCTTTTAGCCGCAGCGGTACGGATGAAGATCCTGGCTGCGTGGTCGTGCTGTCCAACGGGGACGACGGAGAAAAAACCCTAACGCTGGGCGAAAACTACGGCAATAAAACGTGGTGTGATTATCTGGGTAATCGTGAAGAGCGTGTGGTTACGGATGAAAATGGGGAAGCGACGTTCTTTTGCAACGGCGGCAGCGTAAGCGTGTGGGTGATTGAAGAGATCATTTAA